The following is a genomic window from Ictidomys tridecemlineatus isolate mIctTri1 chromosome 13, mIctTri1.hap1, whole genome shotgun sequence.
CACTAGGTCTTTTCAAAACGTGGAAGGCGGTGGGTAGGTAGTCCAGAGTCTCTTAGCTCGCAGACTTACGTAGCTGTCCATGCCCAAGGACAGGCTCCTAACTCCCTAGGAGTGTGTGCTCGGGAGCCCTAAGGATATCAAGGAGCCCATGGAAGACGATTTTGATGACTTTGAGTTCCCTGTCCCCAGAGCACCCTTGTACTTGAGCTAACTTCAGTCCTCTTGAAGTGCAGGACCAGTCCTGCCTTAAATAGGACAGCTGGGGAGGCCGGAGTGGGGATGGGCCCTGTTGACTCCAGGAGAGCCTGGCACCAGCTTTGTGGGGGTGTGAGGAAGATGGGGCAGGAACTACCCTATTTGCCTTGTGgctgtcttcctcctcctcgcCATTAGTAGGGGTGTCACCAAGACGTCCTGTTGAGCTTTCCCATGGCCTCGTCTTGTAAACAAAATCTCAAGTGCTTTGTCACAGGGATAATGGAGGTTTGTGAGACAAGGGCAGTCACCTTACGAAGGGGCTGGAGGAACtcattttccttgatgtgtcaGGTAAAGGTTATGCCAAGGTGCAAACCACGTGACATAATGCTGCCTTTGTTGTAGGATGTCAGATTTCTTCCATGGTTAAGAATACCTGTCTGTGACTAAGAATCATCATCAGCTCTAAGGCTGTTTCAGGGCCCCAAACCCAGCAGGAGAATGAGATTGTGGCCCCACAAGTTCTTCAGAACTGGGCTTCATAATGGGAGCATGGTGGACACTGGGGCCAAATCTCCCTGCTCAGAAACCAGACTGAAGTCTTTCTGAAGCCAGGTGAGAGCTTCCTGGGCTGCACCTGAACTTGACTTGGGGTCTGCAGTAtcttgggaggaggaggaggaaatctCTGAGGAAGGGAGAAGTGACGAGCCTCTGTAGTTCAATCAGCATTTAAGTTTCTTCGTCCCAAGGTCATACTGCAGAGTTGACGTACGTTCCAGAAGGAGAATCTGGCACAACTTTTAACTTAGTGCTCTGCGCTGGTGTTGATCCCCACTGGACATGTTTTCACAGTGGCAGTCGGCCACCCCAATCATGCACTGGGATCAGGTACCCCTCGGAATATCACCCAAAGATGGGTTCAGAGCCTCAGAGCACATCAGAGGCTACGGATGGGATCAGTTGTGTGCATACGTGAACCTGCATTTCCCTCTGAACAGAGGGTCTTCAAGCAGGGCCTTGTCTTGGAGGATGGATGAAAATGCAAGATGCTTTGGAAAATGGTGGAAATGCCCCCTTTCTACAGAACTCTGGGATACAGAGAAGTGTTCTCCACTGGATCTTGCCTCTCTGGATTAGCTTCTTGGAGGATGAGACTAGGACCCCCACTTACCAAGCACTGTGCTCCCGACATCCACTTCCTGACTTATCAGCCCTAGAGGTAGAGCTCTGTCCCCTGTTCCATTTGCCAGAGAAGAAATGAATCTGTAGCCTTTGTTTTCAGCAAAGTTTTCATGGATCCACAGTGGGCCTGACCTCAAGATCGTTCATTCATGCAGTCCTCTGGCCTTTCCCAGACAGAATCATCAAAGACGGCAAGCAGCAAGGTGGATGTTAGGTCCTTGGGTCCCAGGCTGAGAATCCAAATGCTGTGCTTCTGTCACTCTCCAGTGAAAGGTTACCAAGAACAGGCATGGTCAAAGGGGTGGGGGGTTAGTCTCCACCTTTGAAATCAGTCACCACTTCCCACGTGTGCTGAAGGTCAGCCCTGAGTGTGTGGGTGAACCATCAGGCACTTTCTCGGTCCTGGCTCCCAGTGCTGAGTATTCTTTAGGGACACAGACCTTTGGAACCTATGAACTAAGCGTGGAGCCTGGCACATAGGAGATCAATAAAAGTTTGAGCCCACTAACAAAAGTTTGAAGTAAATTAACAAATTGGAAGTATGAACCATGAAGGTTCTGGTCACTGAGGGGGATGATGGGCACTCATCACACCTTCGCAATCAGGCATCTATCTGGGTTCACCACTGACTAGCTGAGGGAGCCCATGCAAGCTGTTCACGTTGGAAGTCCCCTAGGCTGAGAAGGAATTCTTCAGTCCCTATGAGTTTGAACTAGAAAACAATCCAGGTAAGGCTTCACGGCCTCTGCACACAACCCAAGAGCTGGGAGTCTCTCTCAGTGGGGCTGCTGTTTTCTGACCTGGGTTTcctcttccctttgcagattgCACTGCTCCCTAACAGTGCCGCTGAGCTGGGCAAGTATATCACTGGTGACAAAGTGCTGGCCTCCAACGCCTACCTTCCAGGACCACCTGGCCTGCCTGGAGGCCAGGGCCCTCCCGgtgagtgtggagaagggcccaggaggCTGGTGGAGTGGCCAGCAGAGGCCTCCCAAGAGCTCATTTAGCTCACGGGTCACTGGGAAGCAGAATTGTGTCCAGGGAACTGCCACTAGCCTGTGCGAAGGGGGCGTCAGGAGATGGCCTGTCGGCCTGAGAAACCCTTAGAACTGATAGTCGTTTGGGAAGGAAGGGTGGTTGTCTTGAGATGGGTTAAGATGCCTCAAGATCATTTTAGAAacaactgaggaaaaaaaattgaactttatTAAGGGAGAAAATTTAACATATGCAAGAATAGAAAGGTCTAATCACTGTGGCCAGCTTCGTTTCTTCTATCCCTTAGTTCTTTCACCTTCCTGTATTACTTAATACATTTACATCTAAGTTCACTGTTACATCTATTTCTCCTTGGAAGTGGACGTTGATATATTCAATGAATAAAATGCACTCAAGTTATAACTGGGTGAGCTTTGCAAAACTTGGTTGCACCCTTGTACCAAGGCCCTGTCATTCCAGAAAGATCCTTTGAGGCTACTTGCAGTCGGTACACTCTCCAGATCAGGGTATCCActgacctgctttcctccagTGCAGTTGGCCTGTTGTGGGACTGCATGTCAGGAGAGTCCTGGAGCTTATGTTCTTTTTTCCTGGCTGCTTTCACTCAGCAtatagttttggaggtttgtCTTTATTAATTCAATGAAAATCCAGAATGTCCTCTCATTGCATTAGGAACCACACAATGAAAACTTCAAAATAGTATGTGTGATATTTTATGAGGCCATCCAGAgatcaatagtttttttttccttagcagtAAAGGAAATTTAGTATtaggaaatcattttttaaatatttattaggtgtagatggacacaatgcagtgcctttatttttatgtggtgctaaggatcgaacccaggtcccacttgtgctaagcgagcgctctaccgctgagccacaatcccagccccttaggAAATTATTTAAACCACTATATCCCTGGTCATCATTGCTTAATAGGGTGCTTGGTGTTAGGAATGACCTCCTGACATCCTAATCAGAAGGACAAGACACACACAGTGGGTGCAAACTGAATGAGTATCCACTTGCCAAGAGATAAGAATATGATGCTTCCTGCCGTGGAAGTTCAAAGGAGAGATTACCATAGCCCAGAGCAATCTGGGCCTTGGGGGTTTGACCTGCACACAGAAGATGGGTAGAATTTGTCCAAGCCAAAGGGACATGGGAAAGTTTTAAGTTGGAAAGTCAGCAAGAACCAGCTCAGTGTTATTCCAGAAGGATTTTTCTCCCTGCTTGGGTCTTGGTCTTCTGGTTTCTATCAGGCGCTCTGGGCCTCCATCTGTGCAGAGCAGAACTGGCCCAGGACTTCAGTTTATCATCTTGTTCATTCCCTTTGCCTGAGGTTCTCCAGGTCACAACAGAGTTTCCTCCAGATGCCTCACGCAGCAGTCTATTGTGCCCTAAGCAgactggggcgggggggggggggtggttctCCTTATAAACAGATTTCTTGCAGTGTTTCCCATCCCTCTATTAGAGAATGCTCCTGCTTGGCTTCCCGGGAAGAAGGTCATCCCAGGCCAGTGTACACAGCGCTATGAGGGACAGATTGGCTGGCAGTTTTCTTAATATATGAGTTGCTAGCTCTCTTCTCCAGCTCTGCCATCTGGTTTTCAACATGTTTTGAGCTGTCCAGGGTCCTTGATGGAGCATGGAGTGATTGAGGATGAGTGAGCTTTCGCAGTAGACCAGGAGAACTGCATGGAGCTTTTTCAGGGGGAATGGCCCACTCTTACTTCCAGTGTTTGTGATGCTCTTTATTGGGATGTGTTAGGGCAGCTGGGAAGCTAATAGGATTTCTCTAAGTGAAAGTCCAGTCTATTTCCTGGAGCACCAACACAGGGCAGCACCCTGGGTCAGAATCCTTTGGCTTTGGTGGTAAGGGGGTGGCCCCTTATGAAGTGCCAATCACTTGTGCCAAAGGCTGAATTGTTGTTCAGGTTTTAGTTCTTGTTTTCAAACTAAAGCCAGAAATTTGTGGTTTTATATgaaatctcaaaatttttaaatataagtgtTTAGACATAATAACACATAGAAAAACATGGgtagtgtgtgtgcacatacattatatacacacactacATATTCACACATTGCACCAAAAGTATAATAGTGTGTGGTGAGGCAAGCAGATAATTCTCTTACAGTGAAAGAGTATTTGTGATGTTTTTGGAGGTCAGTGGTATAATGAGTTTGAATTTTACACCAAGGGGAATTAGTGTAGGGTTTTCTTCTCGGGCATCAGTGACACATAGCCTGTTTGCTCTACCGTTTGAGGATgctctgttttgctttttgcttCCTCCGTTTCATTTTGGATAATTTCTGTTGATATAACTGAGTTTCCTGGTTCTTTTCTCAGCTATGACTGGCCTGCTGAGTGTATCCAAAAAAAAGTTTCATCTCTAATATTGTGCTATTTCcatttaaccatttttttcctctcGCTTCCATCTTCTCCACTGTCCTGTTTAACAGATaatcattgttattttaaagtcCCTGATAATTCCAACATCTGGATCACCTCTGAGTCTGGCTCTGCTAATTGTTTTGTTGACAGtgcttgttttgcttttgctttttaaacatgTGCCTCAATTATTGATTGAAGGCTGAACATAGTTTGTGGGGAGAGTAGAAAAAAGTAGAGTAGACTGCTACATAGTAATTACTTCTTGTGACTGACACCCTCTTTTGTCTGGTTGCCAGTAGGGAGTTGAATCAGTCTAAGGAGCAATTGAGCCGATTTTTCGTTTTGTTGTCACTCGAGTTATCCTCCGTGTTTTGTCATATTCAAGCTGTCCAGTTCCTCCTATGGGGGTATATTGTTCCCTGATGCTTAGAGGGGGCTGAGGATGCCAGCAGGTTGCTGTTTGTACTCCCCTGTTGGCAGCTCCTGCCCATTCTCGACACCCTTCAGTGGGAGACCTCTGGGCTCAGTACCTTCCATGCTAGAGTTGTGGGAGGAGAGAACATCTTCAGATCTCCAGGTCCCTCTGTAATCCTAACCCTGACCTGTGCACCTGAGCCTAGAGGTGAGATGCTCTTCGCCACACTCATCCCCAGTGTGCCTTGTATGGGGGCAAACCTTGCACAGGAAAGCACTTCCCACCCCTCAGGAGCAGGGGATGTCTGTCCAGGGCCCACAGGAGGGCAAGTTGGCTGCCTCACCTCAGAGGCTTGAGGCTTTTGCACCAAAAGGTTGAAAGTGGGAAAGTTGCACAGTAGGAGTCTAGAAATAAAATGCGTAGAGAAGCATAAAAAATGGTGAAGAGCATACAAGGCTGGTGGAAAGTAGAGGGAGCCTAGCTGTGAGGCAAGAGTTGAGACGAACATAAAAAGCCAAAGGCCCAACAGATGAGTTTTAACACTCACTGTGCATGAGACACGATGCATAGTAGCATATATGTATCTAAAATCTTGTTAAATGAGATTTCTATGAGGAAGATTTCTTGAGAAATGAGAAACTGAGTTCCAAAGAGCTCCAGCAACTTAAGGATTCAGTATAGGGCTCTCTGATGGCAAAACCTGTGCTTGCAATGACTGTCCAGAGGTGGTAGCCACTGCCCTACATGATAGACAGGTTGGGAGCACAGACTGTTAGTGGTAAATTGGGTAGGAGCAGGTAAGGAGGGTGTGGAAATGGGGTTATTCTAGGAAGACACTCAGGTTTCTGATATGAGTGGACGGGTGACTGGTGGCCCATAAAAGAGGAAGGTAGGGAAGTCACTTTTGATCAGGTTAAGTTTAAAATTCCCAGGGGACAACTTCATGGGCAGGCGTGTCAGAAGGCAAAGAGAAATGGCTGAAGCCTGGGCTCCTGGACACGCTCCGCAGCCAGAGCCCCTTGTCGTCCTCTGAGGCTGAGCACTAATGAGCTGTTCTTTGATTGCAGGTTCACCAGGACCAAAGGGGAGCCCAGGCTTCCCAGGTATGCCGGGCCCTCCTGGGCAGCCCGGCCCCCGGGGCTCAATGGGACCCATGGGACCGTCTCCTGATCTGTCCCACATTAAGCAAGGCCGGAGGGGCCCTGTGGTCAGTATCTTATCAGAGATCCACTTAGCGCTAGGGAGAGGTGTCCCATACTCTTTCCTCCTGTTAAACCTTATCCTGTGTTTCTTAGGGTCCTCCGGGAGCACCAGGAAGAGACGGTTCTAAGGTAAGTCTTCTGAGTGGTCCTGACAAGCCGGAGCTCTGTTCCCACCTACTCCACAGGCATCGAACAGCTCCACCAGCGCCACTTACCACCCCACGGAGAGATGGCAAAGTTGACACACAGGTGGACAGGTTGAGCGTTCCAAACCCCAATTCCAAAACGCTGCAAAGTCGGAAACTTCGTGAGCACTGACAGAAAGCTCCCCAAATCCTAGATTTTAGTATTAGATTTTCAGATTAAGAAAGTTCCAACCAGTAAAGTCTGTGCAAATATTCCAAGATCTGAAAAATTCCATAATGGGAAAATCTTCtgatcccaagcatttcagataagggataacTAACTCCATCTGTACTTTGCCCCCAATGCTaggaacaaaaaaataagaagttttcttttttttcaatatttattttttagttttagatacacaatatctttatttttatgtgctgctgaggatcgaacccagtgcctcacgcgtgccaggcgagcgcactaccacttttgagccacatcccgagccccagAAGCAGTTTTCTTAACATGTAGAACCAACCCTAAAATCaagaaccaccaccaccactcctgAGACAGATGACCTCTGTATTTCAGTGAGCCTCGTTTGTGAGCATTACATGTTTTCTCATTAACCAGTATTGTTTCGTAGGATGGTTTTTTGTGGGTCCCCATTTCTTTAGATGTTTGAGTCAACCAAAGGAGTTCCATTCTGTGTAGATGGGTGGCTTCACTTTTGAGTTGTCACATAAAGAACTGGCATGCATTACTGGAGTTTGCTGCTCCAGGCACTGCTTCCAATTACGGTTGTTCCTCTTGATCTGGTTTGAAAATATATGGCTCTGGGGGAAATCGGCATGAGTGATACTTGACCCAAGAAGTTCTATTCAAATAAATGATCCAGAGTCTGCTTCAATCGTATATTTGAAAGTTTCctgtagaaaaactttttttttttttcatgcatggAGACGATGATGGGTGAGGGTGTCTAGGTAGTGTGGGGGTGGCATCCATGTGGTCCAGAATGCTAATGCTGGCCTTTCTGTTTTTAGGGGGAGAGAGGAGCACCTGGGCCCAGAGGGTCTCCAGTAAGTGGCACTTACTCTTTGTCCTGCTTCCCCAGTGAGTGTTCTCGGGGATGCAGCTCTTGTCTTAAAAGTCTGTAAGTAGGTCTTAGTAGCAAACTGCAACTGGCCCTAAGACTGACCAGGGCTCTGTGGTTAGGCCAGGAAGCCTTTAGCAGAtgatttggatttctttttttaaattggctttctgttgttactttttcttttattgtagcTAATTTCCATATAGAATGTCTTCCTTTAAGCCCAGGATGTCATGAGTCTATGTCCaagtatattataaaatatttcaagggaCTGGGATAGACATCCGTGGGCTAGACTAACTTGGAACACTTGAGTGTAGCCACTGCTGCAGTCACAGCAGCCCCCTCCCAGAAGTGCAAAGACAGGGCTGTGCTTGAGACCTGAGAATAAATTAGACACATACACGTACAGTGTCTGGAGGTTAAGTGTGAAGATCAGTAACACCCAAAAGTAGAGGAAATGTGTTGTTTCTGAAGAcagaccaggcacagtggccacgGAAGTAGGTGGTCTGGGTCCCTTCTCTGCTCTCCTACCTGTTAGCATTCTGAACATAGGCATGTCACGTGGCATTGGGTGTTCATTCCCTCACCTGTGTGGTGCCAGTTAGTGGGGTTTGATCTGCCACCTGCCAAGTGGTTATTTTGAGGGTCAGGGGGATACTGCAGTGTAAGGGCTGCCATTAAGCTGCTATCTGCAGTCACAACTGCCATTGGGGTGGTGGTGAGTGGGGAGTAAACAATTTTACCTTTAAGCCTCCAATAAGTCCAGAATATATATGTttgtacacttttttttctcttgccttaCCCACAACACTGCATGGAAATTAAGGCATAAtgttatataatgataaaaaaatattttatagaaaaatgagGAAGCTTTGTTTTGGTCTTTCCTGGTCAATGAGGAATTGGTATCTTTATACTTTCAGCTTCATTTAGTTTGGAGTCAGTCATAAAGGTCTTCAtgatttcatgtttaaaaaatgaataatggcTAACAATTTTTGAAACTTTATTATGCACTAAGcccttcattaattcatttaaatcttTACCTATGAACCCCTGAAAACCTGTGAAATTGGGACAATTATTGTCCTTACTTTACGGATGGGGAACACAGaaacccagagaaatggagtAATTTGCCCATGATCCTACGGGTTatgaggggcagagctgggattccagCCCAACAGAATCCCAACCGCTTAATCACTATTCTCATGCCTTCACGTATATTTCccatatttatttggaaaattacCTAAGAAGGTTATTCTTACGTTCGTTCATCTACCAGATTGGGTGTAGCCTAGAGTTAGGAGAGATGAATATGTCACCAGCGCTTATCAGTGAGAGATGGGGGGTTAGAGGATAGTCCCCAGGGTCACAGGCTACCCTCAGAGTCTGTACACTTACTCCACTGGGGGAGCAGTTACCACAGGTAGTTGCCAGCAAGCACCAGGACCAGCAGATCTCGGAGCCACAGGCATCACCACTCGTGTCCATTTGTAAACTGCAACTGTGATTCCTCCCACCTGCACAGGGACCCCCAGGGTCTTTCGACTTCCTGCTGCTGATGTTGGCTGACATCCGCAATGACATCACTGAGCTGCAGGACAAGGTGTTCGGGCACCGGACTCACTCTTCAGCAGAGGAGTTCCCCTTACCTCAGGAGTTTTCCAGCTACCCAGAGAGCATGGACTTTGGCTCTGGAGATGACCATCCCAGGAGAACTGATGAAGCCAGGGACTTTCGTCCATAGCACGTCCCACAGCTTCGCCCCAACGCAAGAGCAATGGAGGAAAAAACCACTGGAGGCCTAGAAAggatattttcatcttctttacTCTTGCCCTGCTTTCTCCCTACTCTTCTTCAAACACTCTTTTCAGAGTGCCCCACTGGACCTGCTAAAGACACGAGATGGCTTTACATACTATTCAGTCAGTATGGTGGTCTGCATTGGGacttttctttgaaatttcaggAACATTTGGGTTTTCTGAGTTAACTCCTCCCTAACACCCTAAAATTGGGCAGAATATTTAAGAGGGAAAACAGCAGGGTGAGCTTTAGAGAATGTgaggctaatttttaaaaattgtgttcaaAATAGACTAGACCATTCTTCCTCCAGTATCAAAATTGGGACTCTTCATTCAAAAAGGGTGGCGAGGACATATAGATGTACCTTAGTGGATAATTCTTTTTCCCCATGATTCTAATAGATTTTATTCTATTGTTATTCAACCTCATTTCCCAAGTTTGATTATAGAAAGAGAATTAAGGAGTAGAGATTAGGGAAGATAGAGAAGAATTACTACTCCTAGGTTACcacactttaaaatttaaatgattgaGTACATGCCATGCTTATCTAGGAAAATCCTACTAGCAGAAAGTTATTTGACTGTAGGAATAAATCCCCTTTTCCAAAGACAATGAAATGCCCTGATTCACATTGGAACAATGAGCTCCTGGTGCCAGAACATCTTAAGCTATTTGATCAAAAGTGTGGTCCAGCTCCATAAACCACAGCTTATTTATTAAATGAGGTGACCAGAGGCCTTCAGGTGCCATTAGGCTGTGATCCAGGCTGAGTCATTGAACAGTGGGGCTTGAGGCTGGAAGATCGTCCCTGGTGTAAGTTGTTGGCAAAGGGACAGGGACCCCACTGAAGCCCTGTCGGCCAGTGCAGAAGGTAATGGGCTCTTCTTGGACATTAGAAGTCCTTGCCTAGAACCAGCCAAACTTGCCAACATGCCGAGAGTCACTCTGTTGAGATGATGGGAAGGGGAAATAAATGGTTTTCCTTACTTGACAGAAATTTTCTTCCTGATATTCCCATTTTTCCTTAGGTTTTCCCTAATTGAGTCTAAATTGCGGTTCTTTCGGCCGCCTTGTATATTTTCCCTCAGGAATGTGGGAAGCAGTTTATAAAGAGGTACCTTTCCCGGCTTCTCGTGAAGTTGTAGTGTTTTCAGAGCACTCTGGGTCCCAGGGGGAAGCGTGTTCCCAACAAGGCTGTCTTTGGAGCCCTGGGCACCAGGAGCCAGAGCCCAGCAGGAGGACCCGCCCCATCCTGACAGCACAGGGCCGCACGTGGTGTCGGCAGGCAGCCTGCAGGTTTCTGAAGATGGACTTTTCTCCTGGGACACGCAGAATGGCTTCTTCGCTACCTCTTCAGGAGAACTCCGCCCTTACGTTGATCAGACTCACGTTTGTCCACATTGGGGTCTCCCACTTTCCATCCTGCTATGAACCCTTGCGTTCATCTCTGAGCAGTTTGTGTCGTGCTTTTGTCCATCTCTTCTCAGCCTACGACTCTTACCTCTGCTGTGGTGACACCTTGTTGGAAGACGGTCACTGTCGTTGGGTTTGTGTGCCGCTTTCCAGGTATCTTCCTGAAGAACGCAGGGAAGGGGCTCTGCCTGCAGATCTCGGGTAGCATTAGTCTTTCTTCCCTCTTCGCCACTGTGAGGAATCGGGACTGCGGCTGTGTTGAGAATTGGAATCGCCACAGTGGCTGCATCTTTTACAAACACTTGGCTGCACTGTTTCTTAATCTGGCCAAATCCCTTGACAGTCCACTAGCATTTTCAAGGTGAAGGCAAATGCACTTGGGGTGCATTTTTCTATCTCTTCCGCCTTAAGTCTCTCTGACCCTCATCACAGAGAACTTCATCATTCAGAGGCTCATGAAGAGATCGACTGTCCCTCTGTTCAGTCCCACCTGGGATACGTTTAAAGTTTGCTTGTGCAACTGTGTTTAAAGGGTGCAGCTTAAGAATTTAAGAACCAATAAAACTAAATACAGgtccttctttacttttttaaaaacgtGAGGAtttgggggctagggatgtagctcagtggtggagtaatTCATCTAGAATGCCTGGAGTTTAAGCCCAGCATTTTGTTACCTTTGCTGGTTTTTTGACAGCAAACTGTTTAGAAATGTAATCCTTATTGTCAAATGCTAATAAAATGCAGTGTTTGACCAGAGACAaggataatatatttaaaaaagagctgaAAATCATAATGTCTGGGATTTGAGTATTCAGGATGATGATCTCCAGCAAAACACAATAGCCTATATTTTATAATCTTGATGGGCTAGACCAGATCAACTTAGAAAATCAATAATCCTCAACTTCAAAACTTGGACACTATGAAACTATGTACTCTGTGCCcaaattgtgtttttaaagatAAGACTTCATAAGGTATTGTTATTTCTAATGTCTTTTAGGTATGGATTCTTAAAGTTTCACTAAGACTTCTCAAAGTCAAATAGAAAGgcctttttttaaatggaggtaAAAATTTGTCTGTTTTACTAAATTACTTCATGTTCCATGGGAGGAAGAGATCTTTGTACATTTCCTTGACCCAAAAGTGTtgccatcaattttttttttttttgcatcataaTTAAGGGTTTAGAATAGGGCTGTTTCATGTGTTCCCTACTTTTGGAAAACAATGggaattttaaatattgtaaacTAAAAGGCAAACCCTTGTAACTATTTTAAGGAAAACTCCCTCCCTAATTCCAGAGGGAGAAATGTTTTCTTATGCCAAAAAGGAGTGGGGTACCAGGAAATGCTGGCATTTCTTGCCTTCCATGTCAATCTCAACACCTGCTAGAGTTAACTGACCAGAGTTGTGTCTATTGTGAGTCCCTGAAGCCTGACAGGTAAACAGATGTTGATTGGCATGGTGTGGGAGGGGGAAGTCTAACCTGACCAGATACCACATGCAGAGCACCCTGGTTGCTCACCTTCCCTTTCCAAAGTTCATGACCACCTTGGCCCTGGGATAGCCACTGCCAGGCACGCAAGGAACAGCTAGACGTGGCCAGACACCAGGTTTCTGTGTTCTCAGGCGGCCATTCTCCATCGCATCTGGGGCATCCCACCCCTCCACCTACCCATCCCAGCTGCCCCACAGAGCCAGTCTAAGCAGCCTCCTTCTACACACTGATCTTCCAGGCTCCCTTCCTGCAAAGGAAAGTTATTTGCAGAAATCTAGGCCAAACAATTAGTGGAATAAAGATGTCTAAAGTTATTTATCATAAATTCAGGGAAATTGATGAAATTTTTCCTGGCAGAGTCAACATGGATGTTTCACAACAAATCAAAATAGTTTTCCATTTGGAAAAGTGACCATGATTGTTAAAGCATAAAATCATGGGCTTTAGCTGATCATTCTACAAATGTTTCCACTTTAGGGAAATCATAGGAAAGTACCCGTTTACTACACATCCCTCAGGGATCTTGGAGGTATTTGTTAGATTACCAAATCAAGTACCCCGAGGAATCCCATGTGTGttgtgaatttgtttttatttcccagtGACGAGTCATACATACTGCGGTAACCCTGTTCATTATTTATATCAGGTCATGTAACAAGCAAATATTCAATAGTTATGGATGTGATACTATGAAGTATTTTGTATGATTGTATATACTTAATaacaaagttatttttcttatgtgGCTCTACTGTGTTTTGTCCTGAAACTCGGTCCTGCAAAAGGAGTCATACTTTTACCAGACGAATCCAGGAAGATGGAGAGGTGCATTGCTCAAGAGCTGGAATCTGAACTCTGGGCCTACCACTTCCTGGGGTCCTGGGTGTGGTCCAAGTCTAAACCAAGGTCTGAAAGACCAGCTTCCACTGAATCTGGGTGTCGGAGGCCCGTTTCTCAGAGGTATGGATCATCTGGATTCCCCCGGGGTGGGATTTTCAGAGCGACTCTCTGAGAAATCATTGGGGTGCCTTAGGAGCTCACAATAAAGAGGCCTGAGCACTGACGACAAACTCATCAGGGTTTACTGGAGAGTACG
Proteins encoded in this region:
- the Ccbe1 gene encoding collagen and calcium-binding EGF domain-containing protein 1 isoform X3, whose product is MFPRWLLSTNRRKKCCKGYKFVLGQCIPEDYDVCAQAPCEQQCTDNFGRVLCTCYPGYQYDRERHRKREKPYCLDIDECATSNKTLCEHICVNTVGSYRCECREGYVLEDDGRTCTRGDKYPNDTGHEEKSENAVKAETCCASCKEFHQMKQTVLQLKQKIALLPNSAAELGKYITGDKVLASNAYLPGPPGLPGGQGPPGSPGPKGSPGFPGMPGPPGQPGPRGSMGPMGPSPDLSHIKQGRRGPVGPPGAPGRDGSKVSLLSGPDKPELCSHLLHRHRTAPPAPLTTPRRDGKVDTQVDRLSVPNPNSKTLQSRKLRGERSTWAQRVSRTPRVFRLPAADVG